In the Arachis ipaensis cultivar K30076 chromosome B10, Araip1.1, whole genome shotgun sequence genome, one interval contains:
- the LOC107622529 gene encoding F-box/kelch-repeat protein At3g23880-like — MDKKKQRQSTMEKKKKKQQLNENHKSKSIDDIFPLELIHRILVRVPLKHLGRLKCVSKLWNALISDPDFAKSHVHFSAAPTHVCLFINDYSKACSVDIDAVFHRHKRATAAKEVSLPFETNTPFDFEVMCSCRGLVLLHRAPHFFIVWNPVIGSSKRVSYSHIVSRSDRKNFMFPVSACLYGFGYDVSQDDYLVVVASQDKNGQEHFDCLSLRTNSWTNLDFALSKPLGSSNWKSRGFFLNGAIHWSSRTLRVRDYSILIFDLKERSFSTISMPEQVMGYLNPTLLALLGGCLALYSYEYGKTNIWVMKEYKVHSSWIFYQFFSGGSAPLCLSNGSDIVALRSFPISNLWFVKYDVRRELFQFQCLEYPHLEQFKGRSRRYIVYTESLVRVPSEIKDKKKKMAIRITRSMSNKERERLNRDT; from the exons ATGGATAAGAAGAAGCAGAGGCAATCGActatggagaagaagaagaagaagcaacagctgAATGAGAATCACAAGAGCAAGAGCATTGACGACATTTTCCCTCTTGAGCTGATTCACAGAATCCTAGTGAGGGTTCCGCTCAAACATCTCGGTCGCCTCAAGTGTGTTTCGAAGCTTTGGAACGCTCTCATTTCCGATCCCGACTTTGCGAAATCACATGTTCACTTCTCTGCCGCACCCACCCATGTATGCCTCTTCATAAATGACTACTCCAAGGCTTGCTCCGTTGACATTGACGCAGTATTTCACCGCCACAAGCGTGCTACTGCAGCAAAAGAGGTATCTCTCCCTTTCGAGACGAACACACCTTTTGATTTTGAAGTTATGTGCTCCTGCAGAGGGCTTGTTCTCTTACACCGAGCCCCGCATTTTTTTATCGTATGGAACCCAGTAATTGGATCCAGCAAAAGAGTTTCCTACTCTCACATTGTTTCTCGTAGTGACCGCAAGAACTTTATGTTTCCCGTTAGTGCGTGTTTGTATGGATTTGGTTATGATGTTTCACAGGATGACTACTTAGTTGTTGTAGCTTCTCAGGATAAGAATGGCCAAGAGCACTTTGATTGCTTGTCTTTGAGAACCAATTCATGGACTAATCTTGATTTTGCACTCTCCAAACCCTTGGGTAGTAGCAACTGGAAATCTCGTGGGTTCTTCTTGAATGGCGCTATTCATTGGTCATCCCGCACTCTTAGAGTTAGAGATTATAGTATTCTTATATTTGATTTGAAGGAAAGAAGTTTCTCAACCATATCTATGCCTGAACAAGTGATGGGTTATCTCAATCCCACTCTTCTCGCCCTACTAGGAGGGTGCCTGGCCTTGTATTCTTATGAATACGGTAAAACTAACATATGGGTGATGAAAGAATACAAAGTGCATTCATCTTGGATTTTCTATCAGTTTTTTAGTGGTGGATCTGCGCCTCTATGCTTATCCAATGGTAGTGACATTGTTGCACTACGGTCTTTTCCGATATCTAACTTATGGTTTGTCAAATATGATGTCAGACGAGAGCTCTTCCAATTCCAATGTCTTGAGTATCCTCATCTGGAACAATTTAAAGGTCGTTCTCGTCGGTACATTGTATACACAGAGAGTCTCGTGCGAGTCCCTAGTGAGATTaaggataagaagaagaaaatg GCCATCAGAATCACAAGATCGATGTCAAACAAGGAAAGAGAACGACTCAACAGAGACACTTAA
- the LOC107622533 gene encoding GDSL esterase/lipase At1g28580 yields the protein MAKATAASSSWVWFLSVAALIHTSTASASSRCYSAIYSFGDSIADTGNLYYDTEDLSPSTYLVLDPPYGDTFFHFPTGRFSDGRLIIDFLAEQIGVPLLKPYLGIKKGKIKDWNSLEGVNFAVGGATALDISFFVEKGLYDVLVPTNYSLGVQFDWFMDLLPSICNSSSGCKQVFGSSLFLVGEIGGNDFNYLFFLGRPIEEATTYVPLVINKISWAINKLIDLGAQTLVVPGNFALGCSFFYLRNHPSTDVEDYDEAGCLKSYNNFADYYNNQLLAELNRLRQLHPGVNIIYADYYHASLQLYQSPTQFGFTKSILDSCCPLANANYHNAPVKHCGEPGLISCNDPSQFITWDGVHLTEAAYKRIAKGLLKGSFTNPKIGISCDSDI from the exons ATGGCTAAGGCgactgctgcttcttcttcttgggtTTGGTTTCTATCAGTAGCAGCTCTTATTCATACGAGCACGGCTAGTGCTTCAAGCCGGTGCTATAGTGCAATATACAGCTTCGGAGATTCCATTGCTGACACCGGAAACTTATACTATGACACTGAAGACCTATCACCTTCCACATATCTGGTTTTGGACCCTCCATATGGAGACACCTTCTTTCATTTTCCCACTGGAAGATTTTCTGATGGCCGACTTATCATCGATTTCCTTG CTGAGCAGATTGGGGTTCCATTGCTAAAACCTTACCTGGGAATCaagaaagggaagataaaagatTGGAACTCATTGGAGGGAGTGAACTTTGCAGTTGGAGGTGCCACTGCTTTGGATATTAGCTTCTTTGTGGAGAAGGGTCTCTATGACGTTCTTGTTCCCACCAACTATTCTCTGGGGGTCCAGTTTGATTGGTTCATGGACTTGCTTCCTTCTATCTGTAACTCTTCTTCAG GGTGTAAACAAGTTTTTGGGAGCTCTTTGTTTCTTGTGGGTGAGATTGGTGGCAATGATTTCAACTATCTTTTCTTTCTAGGCAGGCCTATAGAAGAAGCCACCACATATGTACCACTTGTgattaataaaatctcttgggcCATCAAT AAATTGATTGATTTGGGGGCTCAAACTCTCGTAGTTCCCGGAAACTTCGCTCTCGGATGCAGCTTTTTCTATTTGAGAAATCACCCCAGTACTGATGTGGAGGATTATGATGAAGCTGGATGTTTGAAGTCCTATAACAATTTTGCTGACTACTATAACAACCAACTTCTTGCTGAATTAAATCGGCTTCGACAGCTTCACCCCGGTGTTAATATCATCTATGCAGATTATTACCATGCTTCCCTGCAATTATATCAATCTCCAACACAATTTG GATTCACAAAATCGATTCTAGATTCTTGCTGTCCACTTGCGAATGCAAACTATCACAATGCACCGGTGAAGCACTGTGGTGAACCGGGGTTGATTAGTTGTAATGATCCATCCCAGTTCATAACTTGGGATGGTGTACACTTAACTGAAGCAGCATATAAACGGATTGCCAAAGGTTTACTAAAAGGATCATTTACTAACCCTAAAATTGGGATCTCATGTGATTCAGACATATGA
- the LOC107623798 gene encoding GDSL esterase/lipase At1g28580, whose amino-acid sequence MASSWLKILTAPLQLLIVLLHVAASSSVSSRCFTTIYSFGDSIADTGNLYFDINTDHHIPPSQSLVLNLPYGETYFHHPTGRWSNGRLIIDFFAEHMGIPLLKPYLGIKNGKIRDWNPKEEGVNFAVGGATALDPSFFVDKGINDIATNYSLGVQLDWFQHLLPSICNSSSGCKEVLGKSLFFVGEIGGNDLNHPLFQYKSVDEIMRTYVPNVINEISSTINKLIDVGAQTLLVPGNFPLGCTFFYLNIYHTTDMGEYDNAGCLKWLNKVAKDYNKKLYAELNRLQVLHPHTNIIYADYYHAAFSLYQSPSLFGFTNSTQNACCVPENANYNYDSSVRCGDPTVIACDDPSKYISWDGIHLTEAAYKWIAKALLKGLYTKPKISISSSCDSVI is encoded by the exons ATGGCTTCTTCATGGCTCAAGATTTTGACAGCACCGCTTCAGCTTCTTATCGTCCTCCTCCACGTGGCTGCTTCTTCCTCCGTTTCCAGCCGCTGCTTCACAACCATATACAGCTTCGGAGATTCCATTGCCGACACCGGAAACTTATACTTTGACATCAACACCGATCATCACATACCACCGTCGCAATCTCTGGTATTAAACCTTCCTTATGGTGAAACCTACTTCCATCACCCAACTGGAAGATGGTCTAATGGCCGCCTTATCATCGATTTCTTTG CTGAGCACATGGGAATTCCGCTGCTGAAACCTTACTTGGGAATCAAGAATGGCAAGATAAGAGATTGGAATCCCAAGGAGGAGGGAGTCAACTTTGCAGTTGGAGGTGCCACTGCTTTAGATCCCAGCTTCTTCGTGGATAAGGGTATAAATGATATTGCCACCAACTATTCTCTCGGAGTGCAGCTAGATTGGTTCCAACACTTGCTTCCTTCCATTTGTAATTCTTCTTCAG GCTGTAAAGAAGTTCTTGGAAAGTCTTTGTTTTTTGTTGGGGAGATTGGTGGCAACGATCTCAACCATCCTCTCTTTCAGTATAAGAGTGTAGATGAAATAATGAGGACGTACGTGCCAAATGTGATAAATGAAATCTCTTCAACTATCAAT AAATTAATTGATGTGGGGGCTCAAACTCTATTGGTTCCCGGAAACTTTCCTCTTGGATGCACTTTCTTCTATTTGAATATATACCATACTACTGACATGGGAGAGTATGATAATGCTGGTTGTCTCAAATGGTTAAATAAGGTTGCTAAAGATTACAACAAGAAGCTTTATGCTGAACTCAATCGACTTCAAGTGCTTCATCCACATACAAACATCATTTATGCAGATTATTATCATGCTGCCTTCTCATTATATCAATCTCCAAGCCTATTTG GATTCACAAATTCAACTCAAAATGCTTGCTGTGTTCCTGAAAATGCGAATTATAATTACGATTCTTCGGTGCGTTGTGGAGATCCAACGGTGATTGCTTGTGATGATCCATCCAAATATATTTCATGGGATGGTATACACTTAACTGAAGCAGCATATAAATGGATTGCCAAAGCTCTATTGAAAGGTTTATACACTAAGCCTAAAATTAGTATCTCATCATCATGTGATTCAGTGATATGA